The following are encoded together in the Cyanobacterium aponinum PCC 10605 genome:
- a CDS encoding DUF3727 domain-containing protein codes for MSSPGFSSDSGQYDDTEIVTIFDDEGRSLDCYIENEIEYDGKIYVLLMPIDLAIVILTEEIDSEDNEYSETVMVEDKEELDGIFDDAKAVLGELNLYLKRTGFILTASGELPPLEENNIISLEIEEHTSEIEPEELQFLASFYSEEQKYNICTPLSPILFIGEKDGFGKINIIQSQEEEVSWILEELLFEDYEDN; via the coding sequence ATGTCCTCCCCCGGATTTTCCTCTGATAGTGGGCAATATGATGATACTGAGATTGTCACCATCTTTGACGATGAGGGGCGATCTCTCGATTGTTATATTGAGAATGAAATTGAATATGATGGCAAAATATACGTTTTATTAATGCCTATTGATCTAGCCATTGTCATTTTAACGGAAGAAATAGATTCTGAAGATAATGAATATAGCGAAACCGTTATGGTAGAAGATAAAGAAGAACTTGATGGTATCTTTGATGATGCAAAAGCTGTTTTAGGAGAATTAAATTTATATTTGAAGCGTACAGGTTTTATCTTAACTGCTAGTGGAGAATTACCACCTTTAGAAGAAAATAATATTATTAGCTTAGAAATTGAAGAACACACCTCAGAAATAGAACCCGAAGAATTACAGTTTTTAGCAAGTTTTTACTCAGAAGAACAAAAATATAATATTTGCACCCCTTTAAGCCCCATTTTATTCATCGGCGAGAAAGATGGTTTTGGTAAAATCAATATAATACAGTCTCAAGAAGAAGAAGTAAGTT